In Periplaneta americana isolate PAMFEO1 chromosome 4, P.americana_PAMFEO1_priV1, whole genome shotgun sequence, one DNA window encodes the following:
- the LOC138698196 gene encoding flagellar attachment zone protein 1-like: MGHSPTCSILLLCFCIQVLWGLPELVTGAEKKSVTSLNSPVAQEYEGKAEYNEILYKILTAKAEKFKYYADQFSRRAEVFLSRAKFHRKSSDDLQTEAQQHETKASEFFSKSRSSREKAMELNTIKLDFLNRARNEYMNYAMSKSRSHIAQTRAQSYENEAKHYFSWAANLLRRSEEIQKEAVIQRKHGTESQKKAEKEIADSEAHDREASEHLNKARMYETKANDLALKAKEAFKLYDDFISSSTNEHNTGREKRVRALNEIVVAKVYDQAAMDMKTIAQVQNGEFTELITRSKAASKAAQVYKSAVSEAIDSSRVIQDSVRQRGKIISYTA; the protein is encoded by the coding sequence gtACTATGGGGATTGCCAGAGCTGGTGACGGGGGCTGAAAAGAAGTCTGTGACATCACTTAACAGCCCAGTAGCCCAAGAGTACGAAGGCAAGGCGGAATACAACgagatattgtataaaatactgACAGCGAAAGCTGAGAAGTTCAAATACTATGCCGATCAGTTCTCCAGACGAGCTGAGGTCTTCCTTAGCAGGGCTAAGTTCCACAGGAAGTCGTCAGATGATCTCCAAACAGAAGCACAACAACATGAAACAAAGGCTTCGGAATTCTTCTCAAAATCAAGATCATCACGAGAGAAAGCCATGGAGCTCAACACCATAAAACTGGATTTTCTTAACAGAGCTAGAAACGAATACATGAATTATGCTATGTCAAAATCCAGATCGCACATAGCTCAAACAAGAGCTCAGAGTTATGAAAATGAAGCAAAACATTACTTCTCATGGGCTGCAAATCTTCTGAGAAGAAGTGAAGAGATTCAGAAAGAAGCGGTCATCCAAAGGAAACATGGAACTGAATCCCAGAAGAAGGCTGAGAAAGAAATAGCCGATTCGGAAGCACACGATAGAGAAGCCAGTGAACATCTGAACAAGGCAAGAATGTACGAAACGAAGGCGAATGATTTGGCGCTGAaggccaaggaagctttcaaaTTATACGACGACTTCATTAGCAGTTCTACCAACGAGCACAATACGGGCAGAGAGAAGAGAGTGAGGGCGCTGAATGAGATAGTCGTAGCTAAAGTTTACGACCAGGCCGCCATGGATATGAAGACCATTGCTCAAGTCCAGAATGGAGAATTCACAGAACTAATAACTCGGTCCAAAGCTGCAAGCAAGGCGGCTCAAGTGTACAAGTCCGCAGTGTCGGAAGCCATAGATTCATCTCGTGTAATACAGGATTCGGTTAGACAGAGAGGAAAGATTATATCATATACAGCTTGA